The window CGACACCGCCTGTAGAGTCGCGACGTGCACCGTGTCGAGGCCGAACGCGTCCAGTGCCGCGAGCGTCGGCACCATCGTGATGGTCGAGCAGTTCGGGTTCTTCACGAGCGCGCCGTCCCACCCGCGCTCGTCGCGCTGCACCTCGATGAGGTCGAGGTGGTCGGCGTTCACTTCGGGAATGACGAGCGGCACGTCGTCCGCGGTGCGCTCGTTCGAGGAGTTCGACGAGACGACGTAGCCAGCCTCACAGAAGCCGTGTTCGACGCGTTCCGCGACCGACGACGGGAGCGAGGAGAACAGGAGGTCGACGTCGTCCGGAATCGCGTCCGGGTCGGTTTCGCGGACTTCGAGGCTCGCCACGTCCTCCGGAATCGGCGTGTCCACTCGCCACTTCGCCGCGTCACGGTAGGACTTGCCCGCCGACTCGGGGCTCGCGGTGACGGTCGTCAGCTCGAACTGGTCGTGTTCGGAGAGCAGCTGGATGAATCGCTGTCCGACGGCTCCAGTCGCTCCGAGTACGCCTACGGTTACCATACCCGCCTCTAGTCGGGAAGAACTTCA is drawn from Salarchaeum sp. JOR-1 and contains these coding sequences:
- the asd gene encoding aspartate-semialdehyde dehydrogenase; protein product: MVTVGVLGATGAVGQRFIQLLSEHDQFELTTVTASPESAGKSYRDAAKWRVDTPIPEDVASLEVRETDPDAIPDDVDLLFSSLPSSVAERVEHGFCEAGYVVSSNSSNERTADDVPLVIPEVNADHLDLIEVQRDERGWDGALVKNPNCSTITMVPTLAALDAFGLDTVHVATLQAVSGAGYSGVTSMEILDNVLPHIGGEEAKMESESRKLLGEFTGTEVDWHDVDVSASCNRVPTLDGHLENVWAELDDDPAVAEVAEAFAEAETQDLPSAPDPLIHVFEEPDRPQPRLDRMLGDGMAVAAGGIQQTESGVQYNTLAHNTIRGAAGASVLNGELLARDGWL